From one Tetragenococcus osmophilus genomic stretch:
- a CDS encoding TIGR02206 family membrane protein, translated as MDQFFNAARPEITIGGKDHFLYLFIIIALLTLLFCYQRQVKIYEKTVMWIVLLLALIQRGLSLAYFISIGEYTLAEALPLHICRLVCLFIILQFFLQKDWLDQIIFFWGLFAYASFVYPVEISPLTHVMGITFVLLHSLNILFPLVRYFTVGFVPSFRGSLLAVVLFAIYLPLVAVFNELTDGNYFYLVERPFFHNMASLPYFLLNFFGVSIAFLMVGLVFDKIGKARDIH; from the coding sequence ATGGATCAGTTCTTTAACGCAGCACGTCCAGAAATAACGATTGGCGGAAAAGATCATTTTTTATATCTTTTCATTATTATAGCCTTACTCACTCTTTTATTTTGTTATCAACGCCAGGTTAAAATATATGAAAAAACTGTGATGTGGATTGTGTTGCTGCTAGCTTTAATCCAAAGAGGTTTAAGTTTAGCTTACTTCATTTCCATTGGCGAGTATACTCTAGCAGAAGCCTTACCGCTTCATATATGTCGGTTGGTTTGTCTCTTCATTATTCTTCAATTTTTTCTTCAAAAGGATTGGCTTGATCAGATCATTTTCTTTTGGGGACTGTTTGCTTATGCTTCTTTTGTCTACCCAGTGGAAATTTCACCACTTACCCATGTTATGGGAATTACCTTTGTTTTATTGCACAGTTTAAATATATTATTTCCACTCGTACGGTATTTTACCGTAGGATTTGTTCCTTCATTTAGAGGATCATTGTTGGCTGTAGTGCTATTTGCTATTTACTTACCGTTAGTAGCGGTATTTAATGAGTTAACGGATGGAAACTATTTTTATTTGGTAGAGCGCCCTTTTTTCCATAACATGGCAAGTCTTCCATATTTTTTACTAAACTTTTTTGGTGTAAGTATAGCATTTTTAATGGTTGGCCTGGTTTTTGATAAGATAGGAAAGGCTAGGGATATTCATTGA
- the lacD gene encoding tagatose-bisphosphate aldolase: protein MVKMTKAKKEKMDKLSTSDGIINALAIDQRGALKKMIKQLNIEPTGEMIEEFKKLVSQNLTPYTSAILLDPEYGLQAANTRDEQAGLLLAYEESGYDTTSPGRLPDLLNDWSVLRLKDEDADAIKFLLYYDVDEDAEINRLKHVFVERLGSECAAEEVPFYLELLSYDTQNNDTASREYAKMKPHKVIEMMKEFSKLQYRVDVLKVEVPVNMQFVEGYASQEAAYTKEEAKSYFKEQSLATDLPFIFLSAGVSTKMFQETLVLANEAKSTFNGVLCGRATWKDGVAAFIEEGEKGALDWLKSQGKENVETLDQVVKQTASPWYDKVEVIQK, encoded by the coding sequence ATGGTGAAAATGACAAAAGCTAAAAAAGAAAAGATGGATAAGCTATCTACTTCCGATGGTATTATTAACGCTTTGGCTATTGATCAGCGTGGAGCGTTGAAAAAAATGATTAAACAACTCAATATTGAGCCCACCGGCGAAATGATCGAAGAATTTAAAAAATTGGTCTCCCAAAATTTAACTCCATATACTTCAGCAATTTTATTAGACCCTGAATATGGATTACAAGCAGCAAACACTCGGGATGAGCAAGCTGGTTTATTATTGGCGTATGAAGAAAGTGGGTATGATACAACAAGTCCAGGGCGTTTACCTGATCTATTAAATGATTGGTCGGTATTACGTTTAAAAGATGAAGACGCAGACGCAATTAAGTTCTTACTTTATTATGATGTGGATGAAGACGCGGAAATAAATCGTTTAAAGCATGTGTTTGTCGAACGTTTAGGCAGTGAATGTGCCGCAGAGGAAGTGCCATTTTATTTGGAATTACTTTCCTATGATACTCAAAATAATGATACTGCTTCAAGAGAATACGCCAAAATGAAACCGCATAAAGTAATCGAAATGATGAAAGAATTTTCAAAACTCCAATATCGCGTAGATGTATTAAAGGTGGAAGTTCCAGTAAACATGCAATTTGTTGAAGGATACGCAAGTCAGGAAGCTGCTTATACTAAAGAAGAAGCAAAATCTTACTTTAAAGAGCAAAGTCTGGCAACAGATCTTCCGTTTATTTTCTTAAGCGCAGGAGTTTCGACAAAGATGTTTCAAGAAACATTAGTTTTAGCAAATGAAGCAAAATCTACTTTTAACGGTGTTCTTTGTGGACGAGCAACATGGAAAGATGGCGTTGCCGCTTTTATTGAAGAAGGAGAAAAAGGTGCTTTAGATTGGTTGAAAAGTCAAGGCAAAGAAAATGTTGAAACCTTAGATCAAGTGGTAAAACAAACAGCTAGCCCTTGGTACGACAAAGTTGAAGTGATACAAAAATAA
- a CDS encoding hexose kinase, producing the protein MILTITMNPSIDISYPLGKLVIDRVNRINNVSKTAGGKGLNVTRVLRQLNEPVKTSGMLGGDFGQFVRKHLDEEGINHDFSQIRSETRNSIAILHEGNQTEILEGGPEIRENELNTFFETYKRLLKEVNLVTISGSLPKGVKKDYYSTLIEEADRQNTKTILDTSGETLAKSLQGNPKPYLIKPNEEEISQVLGHKINTSVDLKNALKSDLFDDIEWVVVSLGKDGALVKHKKTIYKIDIPSIEVINPVGSGDATLAGLTYGISNRRTPEEIMRVGMVTGMLNAMNQKTGHIDVQRFNELFTQISVNKINNE; encoded by the coding sequence ATGATACTAACTATTACAATGAATCCATCGATAGATATTTCTTATCCATTAGGTAAATTAGTTATTGATAGAGTTAACAGAATAAATAACGTTTCTAAGACTGCTGGAGGAAAAGGATTAAATGTAACAAGAGTGCTTCGCCAACTTAATGAACCTGTAAAGACTTCTGGGATGCTAGGCGGGGATTTTGGACAGTTTGTTAGAAAACATTTGGATGAAGAGGGTATTAATCATGATTTTTCTCAAATCAGGAGTGAAACAAGGAACTCTATCGCAATTTTACACGAGGGAAACCAAACTGAAATTTTAGAGGGCGGTCCTGAAATAAGAGAGAATGAATTAAATACATTTTTTGAAACATATAAACGGTTATTAAAAGAAGTGAATCTCGTTACTATTTCAGGTAGTTTGCCAAAAGGAGTAAAAAAAGATTATTATTCAACGTTAATTGAAGAAGCCGATAGACAAAACACTAAAACGATACTAGACACCTCTGGGGAGACACTCGCTAAAAGTCTACAGGGGAATCCTAAACCCTACTTGATCAAGCCAAACGAAGAAGAAATTAGCCAAGTATTAGGGCACAAAATTAATACATCAGTTGATTTGAAAAATGCATTAAAAAGTGATCTATTCGATGATATTGAATGGGTTGTAGTTTCTTTAGGTAAAGATGGTGCACTTGTTAAACATAAAAAAACTATTTATAAGATAGATATCCCAAGCATAGAAGTGATAAACCCTGTTGGTTCTGGAGATGCAACATTAGCTGGATTAACGTATGGTATTTCCAACAGAAGAACACCGGAAGAAATTATGAGAGTCGGTATGGTGACGGGTATGTTGAACGCAATGAACCAAAAAACTGGTCATATTGATGTACAACGATTTAACGAGTTATTTACTCAAATTTCGGTTAATAAAATTAACAATGAATAA
- a CDS encoding SDR family oxidoreductase, whose amino-acid sequence MKVLVVGANGKVAKQFANLTQDHNDIDEKAVIRDSGQKSFFDERNIETQVLDIIYNSIEDFAEAMKDVDAVVFSAGAGGSGLDKTVMVDLDGAIKIMTAAEQANVKRFVMVSTFRTGRKQIAKGIENDAPLKIYTIAKNYADEWLKNRTGLDWTIVHPGTLTDEKGSGKIKVGMGNKHGEVPRQDVAQAIIASLENDSTIHKEFEVLSGDEPIDDAIKSV is encoded by the coding sequence ATGAAAGTTCTTGTCGTAGGTGCAAACGGAAAAGTAGCAAAGCAATTCGCCAATTTGACGCAGGATCATAATGATATTGACGAAAAAGCAGTGATCCGTGATTCTGGACAAAAATCTTTTTTTGATGAAAGAAATATTGAAACCCAAGTTTTAGATATTATTTATAATTCAATTGAAGATTTTGCTGAAGCAATGAAAGATGTAGACGCAGTCGTTTTTAGTGCAGGTGCTGGTGGAAGTGGTCTAGATAAGACAGTTATGGTTGACTTAGATGGCGCCATAAAAATAATGACAGCAGCTGAACAGGCAAATGTAAAACGATTTGTTATGGTAAGCACATTCCGTACTGGTCGCAAACAAATTGCTAAAGGAATCGAAAATGATGCTCCATTGAAAATTTATACTATTGCTAAAAACTACGCAGATGAATGGTTGAAAAATAGAACGGGGCTTGATTGGACAATCGTTCATCCAGGTACATTGACTGATGAAAAAGGCAGTGGAAAAATCAAAGTTGGTATGGGAAATAAACATGGTGAAGTGCCTCGTCAAGATGTTGCCCAAGCTATAATTGCTTCTTTGGAAAATGACTCAACAATTCATAAAGAATTTGAAGTATTATCAGGCGATGAACCAATTGATGATGCTATAAAATCTGTTTAA
- a CDS encoding rhodanese-like domain-containing protein, which translates to MSNVYSSITVGELSDKLQNEPITILDVQDKVDFDSNHIPGAINLPIGEFVSEAENLTKEKTYYVISKAGVRATRACYYLASLEYDVVYVQGGMNAWQMLKG; encoded by the coding sequence ATGTCTAACGTATATTCTTCCATTACTGTAGGGGAATTATCCGATAAATTGCAAAATGAACCTATTACGATTTTAGATGTGCAGGATAAGGTGGATTTTGATAGCAACCATATCCCAGGAGCTATTAACTTACCAATCGGTGAATTTGTCTCTGAAGCAGAAAATCTCACCAAAGAGAAAACCTACTATGTCATTAGTAAAGCGGGAGTACGAGCGACTCGTGCTTGTTATTACTTAGCAAGTTTAGAATATGATGTTGTGTATGTCCAAGGTGGCATGAACGCTTGGCAGATGCTTAAAGGATAG
- a CDS encoding MgtC/SapB family protein, translating into MVLAVVFAGFIGFDREFKNRPAGIRTHILVGIGAVLIAMIQKEITNTALTIAQDQPELGDVIRADEARLIAQVVSGIGFLGAGTIVVTKQVVRGLTTAASLWTVAGLGLAIGMGNYRIAIVGFVGIMLVLTVLKRVINVPTLKKIEISFEHKRTTKEFIADYFKEKNIEVKDVDFEVKKRSDSRIYTNVYTVELPRTLSYQTVVEDLSMHENMVRVHLISM; encoded by the coding sequence ATGGTGTTAGCGGTTGTTTTTGCAGGGTTTATCGGATTTGATCGTGAATTTAAAAATAGGCCCGCAGGCATTCGCACGCATATTTTAGTAGGTATTGGAGCGGTACTTATTGCGATGATTCAAAAAGAAATCACCAATACTGCGCTAACAATTGCTCAAGATCAACCAGAACTTGGCGATGTGATTCGTGCTGATGAAGCGCGTTTGATTGCTCAAGTTGTCAGTGGTATTGGCTTTTTAGGAGCAGGAACTATCGTTGTTACTAAACAAGTGGTACGTGGTTTGACAACAGCTGCTTCCTTATGGACCGTCGCTGGTTTAGGTTTAGCTATTGGCATGGGAAATTATCGTATTGCTATTGTAGGATTTGTAGGAATTATGCTTGTATTAACTGTATTAAAGCGTGTCATTAATGTTCCTACGTTGAAAAAAATTGAAATTAGTTTTGAACATAAAAGAACAACGAAAGAATTTATTGCTGATTACTTTAAGGAAAAAAATATAGAAGTGAAAGATGTGGACTTTGAAGTAAAAAAAAGATCGGATAGTAGAATTTATACGAATGTTTACACTGTAGAATTACCTCGGACATTATCTTATCAGACAGTGGTTGAAGACTTATCGATGCATGAAAATATGGTACGCGTTCATTTGATTAGTATGTAA
- the agaV gene encoding PTS N-acetylgalactosamine transporter subunit IIB, giving the protein MANTPNILLTRIDNRLIHGQVGMTWKNTLGANLVIVANDEIANNEVQQNLMDMALPESAESRYFTLDKTIRIIHKAAPRQKIFIVVRTPQDALALVEGGVPIDKINVGNLHYEEGKKQISKTVSVNDNDIETFNKLHEKGVELDVRGIPMNVVLI; this is encoded by the coding sequence ATGGCTAATACGCCTAATATTTTACTTACAAGAATTGATAATCGATTAATTCACGGACAAGTGGGTATGACATGGAAGAATACTTTAGGAGCAAATTTAGTTATTGTAGCTAACGATGAGATCGCAAATAATGAAGTACAACAAAATTTAATGGATATGGCATTACCCGAAAGTGCAGAAAGCCGTTATTTTACACTAGATAAGACCATTCGTATTATTCATAAAGCTGCACCACGACAAAAAATATTTATAGTCGTTCGTACACCGCAAGATGCGCTTGCTTTGGTAGAAGGGGGAGTTCCGATAGATAAAATAAACGTTGGAAATTTGCATTATGAAGAAGGAAAAAAGCAAATCTCTAAAACTGTTTCTGTAAATGATAACGACATTGAGACTTTTAATAAATTACACGAAAAAGGCGTGGAGTTGGATGTAAGAGGTATTCCAATGAACGTGGTTTTGATTTAA
- a CDS encoding PTS sugar transporter subunit IIA produces MLGIIVTGHGQFATGIQSSVELIAGKQENFEAIDFEKGESSEALNNKLKEKVSRMDSKEGVIIFTDIPGGTPFNQSILLSQEDA; encoded by the coding sequence ATGCTAGGAATAATAGTAACGGGGCATGGACAGTTTGCCACTGGAATTCAATCTTCTGTAGAACTTATAGCAGGAAAACAAGAAAATTTTGAAGCAATTGATTTTGAAAAGGGGGAAAGCTCTGAAGCTTTAAATAATAAATTAAAAGAAAAAGTTTCTCGAATGGATAGTAAGGAAGGGGTAATTATCTTCACAGACATCCCAGGCGGTACTCCATTTAATCAATCTATTTTATTATCACAAGAAGATGCATAA
- a CDS encoding nucleoside deaminase: MIDEKDKHYLNRCVQLAEIALAKGDAPFGSVLVSQEGEILFEDHNKIASGDNTRHPEFEIAKWAANNLNEAERKNAVVYTSGEHCSMCASAHGLVGLGRIVYASSTEQLKQWNEEMGIDKGRLKGLSIPEVINDTEVDGPDETLAEKVRDLQFSYHNKK; encoded by the coding sequence ATGATAGATGAGAAAGATAAACACTACTTAAATCGCTGTGTGCAATTAGCTGAGATTGCCTTGGCAAAAGGCGATGCTCCTTTTGGCTCGGTATTGGTCTCTCAAGAAGGGGAAATTTTATTTGAAGACCACAATAAGATTGCTAGCGGAGATAATACTCGCCATCCCGAATTTGAAATTGCTAAGTGGGCAGCAAACAATTTAAACGAAGCAGAACGTAAAAATGCGGTAGTTTATACTTCAGGTGAGCATTGTTCGATGTGTGCTTCAGCACATGGATTAGTAGGACTTGGACGTATTGTTTATGCAAGCTCGACAGAACAATTAAAACAGTGGAATGAAGAAATGGGTATCGACAAGGGTCGGCTCAAAGGCCTTTCAATCCCTGAAGTGATTAATGACACTGAAGTGGACGGTCCCGATGAAACTCTCGCAGAAAAAGTTCGCGATTTACAATTCAGCTATCACAATAAAAAATAA
- a CDS encoding LexA family protein has product MKTNDEIMDILDQLKKENNLSVSEIARRVNMAKSAVSKYFNRQRKFPLNRVEDFAQAMNVRPEYILGYEAQTVYPERGTNNVEHNETTIVSEADEAVDFPTNFSHLSKGQHFYFKMKDTSMEPIIPKDATVLFKAQDDVQDEQFAAIILNEDPTPLLKKIKKQESFLLLLSENPDYAPIIVSENDTIEIIGRAIRVSYEL; this is encoded by the coding sequence GTGAAAACTAACGATGAAATCATGGATATTCTTGATCAACTAAAAAAAGAAAATAATCTTTCGGTTAGCGAAATTGCAAGACGAGTAAATATGGCAAAATCAGCTGTTTCTAAGTATTTTAACCGTCAACGAAAATTCCCTTTAAACCGAGTCGAAGACTTTGCCCAAGCGATGAACGTTAGGCCTGAATATATCTTAGGCTACGAAGCACAAACTGTTTATCCTGAGAGAGGAACAAATAACGTAGAGCATAATGAAACTACGATTGTTTCGGAAGCTGATGAAGCAGTTGACTTTCCTACCAATTTTTCTCACCTTTCTAAAGGACAACACTTTTATTTCAAAATGAAAGATACTAGTATGGAACCAATAATCCCTAAGGATGCGACCGTTTTGTTCAAAGCCCAAGATGATGTACAAGACGAACAGTTTGCTGCAATAATATTAAATGAAGACCCCACTCCTCTGCTAAAAAAAATAAAAAAGCAAGAGAGCTTTTTATTATTACTTTCCGAAAATCCTGATTATGCGCCCATTATTGTTTCGGAAAATGATACAATTGAGATCATCGGTAGAGCCATTCGTGTAAGTTATGAGCTTTAA
- a CDS encoding PTS system mannose/fructose/sorbose family transporter subunit IID, with translation MESNKKTETVDNKNVISETYENPESEKVITRKDLNKMVWKSLMLQASFNYERMQAGGWVYGLIPGLKKIHKNTHDLSNSLKEHMQFFNTHPFLVTFIQGIILSMEENKEERETIRGIKVALMGPLGGIGDALFYLTLLPITGGIAASLSSQGNITGPILFLVVFNVVHFGARFFLMHFGHRIGTDAISSLKEGTQKISRAASIVGLMVVGALIASYVDFNLDWTLQAGEIPVDIQEEVLDAIMPGLLPLLFTFFCYWLLKKGVLPWY, from the coding sequence ATGGAATCTAACAAGAAAACAGAAACAGTCGATAATAAAAACGTAATTTCAGAAACTTATGAAAATCCTGAGTCTGAAAAAGTGATTACTAGAAAAGACTTGAACAAAATGGTGTGGAAGTCTTTAATGTTACAAGCATCATTTAACTATGAACGTATGCAAGCTGGAGGCTGGGTATATGGGCTGATTCCAGGTCTTAAGAAAATCCATAAGAATACTCATGACCTCTCTAATTCATTAAAAGAACACATGCAATTCTTTAACACTCATCCGTTTTTAGTAACCTTTATTCAAGGAATAATCTTATCAATGGAAGAAAATAAAGAAGAACGAGAAACAATTCGTGGTATTAAGGTAGCTTTGATGGGGCCTTTAGGTGGAATTGGAGATGCCTTGTTTTATCTAACATTACTTCCTATTACTGGTGGTATCGCTGCATCGCTGTCTTCACAAGGCAATATAACGGGCCCGATTTTGTTTCTAGTTGTCTTTAACGTAGTTCACTTTGGAGCACGCTTTTTCTTGATGCACTTTGGCCATAGGATAGGAACTGACGCGATTTCATCTTTAAAAGAAGGAACACAAAAAATATCTAGAGCTGCATCGATCGTCGGTTTGATGGTTGTTGGGGCATTGATTGCTTCTTATGTTGACTTTAATCTTGATTGGACATTACAAGCCGGGGAGATACCAGTTGATATACAAGAAGAAGTTTTAGACGCTATTATGCCTGGCTTATTGCCGCTACTTTTTACTTTCTTTTGCTATTGGTTATTGAAAAAGGGCGTTCTCCCTTGGTATTAA
- a CDS encoding heavy metal translocating P-type ATPase translates to MAMDKTQHIDGHNSKENASQSQHAGHLPGEVLMYFIGLIIYLLALFVPFAGATSNYLFTAAVVLSGFHVIVEGVTETIKNTKEKRKFQPNVHLLMTLAVLGAMLIGNFDESALLILIFAGAHFLEEFAEEKSQKEITSLLQMNPTKARLLQADGSTKMVDVQTLTIGDQLKVLPGDQIATDGFIVEGQSTIDESSINGESMPKEKGKEEEVFASTINGQGTFTMEVSKDSSETVFAKILSVVEQSQSYLPQTATKIQKIEPIYVKSVLLIVPLFVLLMPVLLQWSWETSIYRGIVLLITASPCALAVSVVPATLSAISNLAKKGVLFKGGAYLTNLVDIKAVAFDKTGTLTQGQPVVTDSFYKEEAMKSSWQQIIVTMEKSANHPLAKAILAAYGQTSTVEMSVKNEIGQGIIGQYNGRNYRIGKPSLFQQVSPEMQEKTNEFTSAGKTVVYFSEDEEVVALIAFMDRADEKAAATIAYLKEQNINTLMITGDAKSTGDAVAHALGVDEVFSNILPENKAEAITSLQTKYGKTAMVGDGINDAPALVKADVGFAMGEGTDVAIDVADAVIMQNDLIKFEYAHKLSQKLNHIVWQNIIFAMGLVLLLSGLNIIGQMNIGLGVLAHEGSTLIVLVNGLRLLLPLKKSKKSV, encoded by the coding sequence ATGGCGATGGATAAAACACAACATATAGACGGGCATAATTCTAAGGAGAATGCTTCTCAAAGCCAGCATGCTGGACATTTACCAGGTGAAGTTCTTATGTATTTTATAGGACTCATTATATATTTGCTTGCATTGTTTGTTCCTTTTGCAGGTGCAACATCAAATTACTTATTTACAGCTGCTGTTGTTCTTTCAGGCTTTCATGTAATTGTTGAAGGAGTTACTGAAACGATAAAAAATACAAAGGAAAAAAGAAAGTTTCAACCTAATGTGCATTTACTGATGACATTGGCTGTTTTGGGAGCTATGTTAATAGGCAATTTTGATGAAAGCGCATTGTTAATTTTGATATTTGCAGGGGCCCATTTTCTTGAGGAATTTGCGGAAGAAAAAAGCCAAAAAGAAATTACAAGTTTACTGCAAATGAATCCAACGAAAGCGCGCTTATTGCAAGCAGATGGCTCCACTAAAATGGTAGATGTACAAACTCTTACGATTGGCGATCAGTTAAAGGTTTTGCCTGGTGATCAAATTGCAACGGATGGTTTTATTGTTGAAGGCCAGTCGACAATTGACGAATCTTCAATTAACGGTGAAAGCATGCCCAAAGAAAAAGGAAAAGAAGAGGAAGTATTTGCCAGTACGATTAATGGACAAGGAACTTTTACTATGGAAGTTAGCAAAGATTCTTCTGAAACTGTGTTTGCCAAAATTTTAAGTGTAGTTGAACAATCACAAAGCTACTTACCACAAACGGCAACGAAAATACAAAAAATTGAGCCCATTTATGTGAAAAGTGTTTTACTTATCGTGCCTTTGTTTGTCCTTTTGATGCCGGTTTTACTTCAATGGAGTTGGGAAACTAGTATTTATCGTGGTATCGTACTTTTAATTACAGCATCTCCTTGTGCACTAGCAGTTAGCGTAGTACCAGCAACTTTGTCAGCTATTTCGAATTTAGCTAAAAAAGGTGTTTTGTTCAAAGGAGGAGCCTATCTTACCAATTTAGTTGATATTAAAGCAGTAGCTTTTGATAAAACAGGGACTTTAACCCAAGGGCAACCTGTCGTGACGGATTCCTTTTATAAAGAAGAAGCCATGAAAAGTAGTTGGCAACAGATTATTGTAACAATGGAAAAAAGCGCGAACCATCCTCTTGCTAAGGCAATTCTAGCGGCTTATGGACAGACTTCAACTGTTGAAATGTCAGTGAAAAATGAGATTGGCCAAGGTATTATAGGCCAATACAATGGGCGTAATTATCGAATTGGAAAACCCAGTTTATTTCAACAGGTTAGCCCAGAAATGCAAGAAAAAACAAACGAATTTACTTCGGCAGGTAAAACGGTGGTTTACTTTAGTGAAGATGAAGAAGTTGTGGCACTTATTGCATTTATGGACCGAGCAGACGAAAAAGCTGCAGCTACAATTGCGTATTTAAAAGAACAAAATATTAATACACTAATGATTACTGGAGATGCCAAGTCTACAGGCGATGCTGTGGCCCATGCTTTAGGAGTGGACGAAGTATTTAGTAATATTTTACCGGAAAATAAAGCAGAAGCGATCACGTCGTTACAAACAAAATATGGAAAAACCGCTATGGTAGGCGACGGTATTAATGATGCCCCAGCATTAGTAAAAGCTGATGTCGGATTTGCTATGGGAGAAGGAACAGATGTCGCTATTGATGTAGCGGACGCAGTTATTATGCAAAACGATCTTATAAAATTTGAGTATGCGCATAAGTTATCCCAGAAACTAAATCACATTGTTTGGCAAAATATTATTTTTGCCATGGGGCTTGTTTTACTACTCAGTGGATTAAATATTATTGGACAAATGAATATTGGACTGGGTGTTTTAGCTCATGAAGGAAGTACACTCATCGTATTGGTAAATGGCCTGCGCTTGTTACTGCCGTTAAAAAAAAGTAAAAAAAGCGTATAA
- the agaW gene encoding PTS N-acetylgalactosamine transporter subunit IIC, which yields MDHFNGLTHLHRPIVTGPVVGLILGDLTTGLMAGATLELVWAGMVPLAGAQPPNVVIGGIVGTAFAILTGQDPQVAVGIAVPFAVAGQAVITLLFTVMSPVMHKMDDMADEADTRGIDRLNYLEPLILFIFFGIVAFLPIYFGAAQAEQFVTWIPEWILDGLGFAGGIMPAVGFAMLMKIMFKWTYAPFFALGFVAVAYLEMPILGVAIVATAFAAYDYFINSSSKAATETNTNQDLDEEEDYSDGI from the coding sequence ATTGACCATTTTAACGGGTTAACACACTTACATCGGCCCATTGTTACAGGCCCAGTTGTAGGTTTAATTTTAGGAGATTTGACGACTGGATTAATGGCTGGAGCTACATTAGAATTGGTTTGGGCTGGAATGGTACCTTTAGCTGGAGCGCAGCCACCCAACGTTGTTATTGGAGGAATTGTTGGAACAGCGTTTGCTATTCTCACAGGGCAAGATCCGCAAGTTGCAGTTGGTATCGCAGTTCCCTTTGCAGTAGCAGGGCAAGCAGTCATTACACTGCTTTTTACTGTGATGTCACCGGTTATGCATAAAATGGACGACATGGCTGATGAAGCAGATACTAGAGGTATTGATCGGTTAAATTATTTAGAACCGTTAATCCTTTTCATTTTCTTTGGTATAGTTGCTTTTCTCCCAATCTATTTTGGCGCAGCGCAAGCAGAACAATTTGTAACTTGGATACCCGAATGGATTCTTGATGGATTGGGCTTTGCTGGAGGAATTATGCCTGCGGTAGGTTTCGCAATGCTAATGAAAATCATGTTTAAATGGACCTATGCGCCATTTTTTGCACTTGGTTTTGTAGCAGTTGCATATCTTGAAATGCCAATCTTAGGAGTGGCAATTGTTGCTACTGCTTTTGCAGCTTATGATTACTTTATAAATAGTTCATCAAAGGCAGCAACTGAAACTAATACAAATCAGGATTTAGACGAAGAGGAGGATTATAGTGATGGAATCTAA